A DNA window from Falco naumanni isolate bFalNau1 chromosome Z, bFalNau1.pat, whole genome shotgun sequence contains the following coding sequences:
- the LOC121081240 gene encoding tetraspanin-3-like, which translates to MSLGFGLLGLSRMRRIRTVVVFVLSLLSLWCYEDSRLRPRPVAQFLLRFLGFIFWGAAAAMACAGVFVILIYKNCRYLFQESFLLLPGWLAVAAALILVPTGVLAVSISVKTSRCQQGILMYLLVILFWLELSLVVLTQMYSVQMASELKSTMGYLVYHYNGTHSQGPGSTAVDMVQRELQCCGIQNCTDWLKTAAASVHLSGVKSGVTESCCKEKYSHCMGDLNHLEQLFQEGCLKKLEGQLRFVMLCMFWCCTVLSVLGMLAGVSNGILMRHQLLYDLQILDSATFS; encoded by the exons ATGAGTCTAG GGTTTGGGCTGCTAGGACTGAGCAGAATGAGGAGAATCAGGACTGTGGTGGTATTTGTGTTGTCATTGTTATCTCTGTGGTGCTATGAGGACTCCAGGCTCAGGCCTAGGCCTGTTGCTCAATTTCTGCTGAGGTTCCTAGGCTTCATCTtctggggggctgctgcggcTATGGCCTGTGCTGGAGTTTTTGTGATCCTGATTTACAAGAACTGCAGATATTTATTTCAGGAGTCTTTCTTGCTTCTCCCTGGTTGGCTGGCTGTTGCAGCCGCACTTATCTTGGTACCTACTGGAGTTCTGGCTGTCTCTATTTCTGTTAAGACCTCCCGCTGTCAGCAAGGGATTCTCATGTACTTGCTGGTGATCCTTTTTTGGTTAGAATTGTCTTTGGTAGTTCTGACACAGATGTACTCTGTTCAGATGGCCTCTGAGCTGAAAAGCACTATGGGTTATCTTGTTTATCACTACAATGGGACTCACTCACAGGGTCCTGGCAGCACGGCTGTGGATATGGTACAGAGGGAGCTACAGTGTTGTGGGATCCAAAACTGCACAGACTGGCTAAagacagcagctgcctctgtgcaTCTTTCAGGTGTGAAATCTGGTGTCACTGAAAGCTGTTGCAAGGAGAAATATTCTCACTGCATGGGTGACTTAAACCATCTGGAGCAGCTGTTTCAGGAAGGCTGTTTAAAGAAGCTGGAAGGCCAGCTGCGTTTTGTGATGCTCTGCATGTTTTGGTGCTGTACTGTGCTAAGCGTCTTGGGCATGTTGGCTGGTGTCAGCAATGGCATCCTCATGAGGCATCAGCTTCTCTATGACCTCCAAATTCTGGACTCTGCTACCTTCTCATAG